The following are encoded together in the Hemicordylus capensis ecotype Gifberg chromosome 4, rHemCap1.1.pri, whole genome shotgun sequence genome:
- the CRH gene encoding corticoliberin: MKIQLLVSTGILLVALLPCHECRALSKSAPAAPAVDSALQQPDLLQEQPQSLPILLRMGEEYFLRLGNLHKNAAPAASSSFSSSTSSSHLAASAGNFFRAAVQQLQQLQHLQERSLKGAADPWEGEDNDGAHLEVSEKEKRSEEPPISLDLTFHLLREVLEMARAEQLAQQAHSNRKLMEIIGK, from the coding sequence ATGAAGATCCAGCTGCTGGTCTCTACCGGGATCCTGCTGGTCGCTCTCCTGCCCTGCCATGAGTGCAGAGCCCTCAGCAAGAGCgccccagccgcccccgccgTCGACAGCGCTCTGCAGCAGCCAGATCTTCTCCAAGAGCAACCACAGTCGCTGCCCATCTTGCTCCGCATGGGGGAAGAGTATTTCCTGCGCCTGGGCAACCTCCACAAGAACGCAGCCCCggctgcctcttcctccttctcctccagcaCTAGCAGCAGCCACCTCGCCGCGTCCGCCGGCAACTTCTTCCGAGCAGCGGTCCAACAGCTACAGCAGCTGCAGCACCTCCAGGAGCGTTCGCTAAAGGGCGCCGCCGACCCCTGGGAGGGCGAAGACAACGACGGCGCCCATCTGGAGGTCTCCGAGAAGGAGAAACGGTCCGAGGAGCCGCCGATCTCCTTGGATCTGACTTTCCACCTCCTCCGAGAAGTCTTGGAAATGGCCCGAGCGGAGCAGTTGGCCCAGCAGGCACACAGCAACAGGAAACTGATGGAAATCATCGGGAAATGA